From one Candidatus Dormiibacterota bacterium genomic stretch:
- a CDS encoding CBS domain-containing protein — protein MTRPRRAPKARSRIARHLKPVARRGAALCALDLMTRTPVTVPADMKVGALCDLLQEKNINGAPVVDEEGRLVGVVTQEDIIYGAMGHPLPEDGDFSAAGAPAPAGRPSKRVVAMLRGRHLQEAPPARLRRGEKPFWAEQRAPDPMEMPVSTIMTSPAISAEEDTLVIELCRIMWSLRIHRVPILKRGRVTGLVSSMDLCRAVLEGKIKI, from the coding sequence ATGACCAGGCCCAGGAGAGCCCCGAAGGCGAGGTCCCGGATCGCCCGGCATCTGAAGCCGGTCGCCCGGCGCGGTGCGGCTCTGTGCGCCCTGGATTTGATGACGCGGACGCCGGTCACGGTGCCGGCCGACATGAAGGTCGGGGCACTGTGCGATCTCCTGCAGGAGAAGAACATCAACGGAGCGCCCGTGGTGGACGAGGAGGGCCGGCTGGTCGGCGTGGTCACGCAGGAGGACATCATCTACGGCGCCATGGGGCACCCGTTGCCGGAAGACGGCGACTTCTCCGCCGCGGGCGCTCCGGCCCCTGCCGGCAGACCTTCGAAACGGGTCGTCGCCATGCTGCGCGGCAGGCACCTGCAGGAGGCGCCGCCGGCGCGGCTCCGCCGGGGGGAGAAGCCGTTCTGGGCCGAACAAAGGGCTCCCGACCCGATGGAGATGCCGGTCAGCACCATCATGACGAGCCCCGCCATCTCCGCCGAAGAGGACACGCTCGTGATCGAACTCTGCCGGATCATGTGGAGCCTCAGGATTCACCGCGTGCCGATTCTGAAGAGGGGCAGGGTCACCGGCCTGGTCTCGTCCATGGACCTGTGCCGCGCCGTCCTTGAAGGCAAGATCAAGATATGA
- a CDS encoding GspMb/PilO family protein yields MKVTLKLPRSKGRFDLRENLWRIAAVLGVVLLLDLGFYLLFDLPRLRSLRGLEERRNSAASDLRGTQTRCDRMREKLLQFDAETKRLDDFYGNVLGTQVDRMTTIQKEVRSIATEFHIDPESIDYSSQETEGGGMTLFQITIPLVGGYPNLRQFINRIESSKHLLIVDSVELTGAREGGAMLSLTIKISTVFHSPPLPAPAPPPAPA; encoded by the coding sequence GTGAAAGTGACCTTGAAGCTCCCGCGGTCGAAAGGACGGTTCGATCTGCGCGAGAACCTCTGGCGCATCGCCGCCGTCCTCGGCGTCGTGCTCCTCCTCGACCTCGGCTTCTATCTGTTGTTCGACCTGCCCCGTCTGCGCTCGCTCCGGGGCCTCGAGGAGCGTCGCAACTCGGCGGCCAGCGACCTGCGCGGCACACAGACACGCTGCGACCGGATGCGTGAGAAGCTTTTGCAGTTCGACGCGGAGACGAAGAGACTCGATGACTTCTACGGCAACGTCCTCGGGACCCAGGTCGATCGCATGACGACGATCCAGAAGGAAGTGCGCAGCATCGCCACGGAGTTCCACATCGACCCGGAGTCGATCGACTATTCCTCGCAGGAGACGGAGGGCGGGGGGATGACCCTGTTCCAGATCACCATCCCCCTGGTCGGCGGCTACCCCAATTTGAGGCAATTCATCAACCGGATCGAGTCCTCGAAGCACCTGCTCATCGTGGACAGCGTGGAGCTGACCGGCGCCCGCGAGGGGGGCGCCATGCTCAGCCTGACGATCAAGATCTCGACCGTGTTCCATTCCCCGCCGCTGCCGGCGCCCGCGCCGCCACCGGCGCCGGCGTGA
- a CDS encoding cohesin domain-containing protein: MGTANVTTLTRTSTRRESTACAAALVAALVLGGCATGRAYQQGEKEMSAQNYDRAVLLFSKAVSTNPESTRYKVALSRAKMKAAQDHFAKGQAYVKAGRVEGAIAEFQQAVYLDPSHQYAANELSKALAEWQKQQKQDESDMEKLKRQAKEAAPGRVAPRLNPASNIPIVLRFKDETVKKIYDAVSKASGINFIYDERLDLNKKISIDLADVTFGQALDTLMTMNKHFFKIWDENTILIADDNQQKHKEYDDLVIQTFYLSNADVKDVQVLLRTLLDARQLAQNDRLNAITIRDTPERVQVAQKIIESNDKAKSELIVDIELLEINRTLLQNLGIDLFGPGGGSGKQLNLTYGSSNPVPLNNLDLLKQAGSWLLGPIPGVVVNFLKTDADAQVIAKPQVRVTEGEKATVRIGDRIPIPTTTFNAAPTVGGTVGVPITSFTYQNVGINIDIEPRVHHNKEITLKLKVEISSLAGQVSAGGGLTQPIIGTREIDTTIRLKDQETNLLAGLIREEERKSMSGVPGLSDIPVIRRIFGENETNIQQTDIVLTLTPHIIRIPDVTEEDLLPLWIGTESDIALRGGSKTSPFGTTPFEGKGEEEETAPLPPLPDLPVEEAPPAGDEETPQEGAATVVAPASAPAPTPAQAAPTPQPAPQPTPPPSSATAVTPEPRPGDATGPATVYLNPAFLNVPKGQYFTVSVAIRSATGVGSVPFHLRYDPQYLEFINASSGSSFLSQDGVQPFVLATKGAGGNEVIVGLSREGSKPGVSGSGELIALTFRATGAKTGTTTLSFTDITVLDPSAQRLRFDKMGMTVNVQ, translated from the coding sequence GTGGGGACAGCGAACGTCACGACTCTGACCCGAACGTCGACGCGCCGGGAGAGTACCGCCTGCGCGGCGGCGCTCGTCGCGGCGCTCGTTCTCGGCGGCTGCGCCACGGGCCGGGCGTACCAGCAGGGCGAGAAGGAGATGTCCGCCCAGAACTACGACCGGGCCGTGCTGCTGTTCTCCAAGGCGGTCTCCACCAACCCCGAGAGCACGCGCTACAAGGTGGCGCTGTCACGCGCCAAGATGAAGGCGGCGCAGGACCATTTCGCCAAGGGGCAGGCGTACGTCAAGGCGGGCCGGGTCGAAGGGGCCATCGCCGAGTTCCAGCAGGCGGTCTACCTCGATCCCTCGCACCAGTACGCCGCCAACGAGCTGTCCAAAGCGCTCGCCGAATGGCAGAAGCAGCAGAAACAGGACGAGTCGGACATGGAGAAGCTGAAGAGGCAGGCGAAGGAGGCCGCGCCCGGCCGCGTCGCCCCCCGCCTGAACCCGGCCTCGAACATTCCCATCGTCCTGCGCTTCAAGGACGAGACGGTCAAGAAAATCTACGACGCGGTCTCCAAGGCGTCCGGCATCAACTTCATCTACGACGAGAGGCTCGATCTCAACAAGAAGATCTCGATCGATCTCGCCGACGTGACGTTCGGGCAGGCGCTCGACACGCTCATGACTATGAACAAGCACTTCTTCAAGATCTGGGACGAGAACACCATCCTGATCGCCGACGACAACCAGCAGAAGCACAAGGAGTACGACGACCTCGTCATCCAGACGTTCTACCTGAGCAACGCCGACGTCAAGGACGTGCAAGTCCTGTTGAGGACCCTCCTCGACGCGCGCCAGCTCGCCCAGAACGACCGGCTCAACGCCATCACCATCCGCGACACCCCCGAACGCGTGCAGGTGGCCCAGAAGATCATCGAATCGAACGACAAGGCCAAGTCCGAGCTGATCGTCGACATCGAGCTGCTGGAGATCAACCGGACCCTGCTGCAGAACCTCGGCATCGACCTGTTCGGACCGGGCGGCGGCAGCGGCAAGCAGCTCAACCTGACCTACGGCTCCTCGAACCCCGTGCCGCTCAACAATCTCGATCTCCTGAAGCAGGCCGGCTCGTGGCTGCTGGGGCCAATCCCCGGTGTCGTGGTGAACTTCCTGAAAACCGACGCGGACGCCCAGGTGATCGCCAAGCCCCAGGTCCGGGTGACCGAGGGTGAGAAGGCCACGGTGCGCATCGGTGACCGGATCCCGATCCCGACGACGACGTTCAACGCCGCACCGACGGTCGGCGGGACGGTCGGCGTGCCGATCACCTCGTTCACCTACCAGAACGTCGGGATCAACATCGACATCGAGCCGCGCGTGCACCATAACAAGGAGATCACCCTGAAGCTCAAGGTGGAGATCTCGTCGCTGGCCGGGCAGGTCTCCGCCGGCGGCGGACTGACGCAGCCGATCATCGGCACGCGCGAGATCGACACCACCATCCGTCTGAAGGACCAGGAGACCAACCTGCTCGCGGGTCTCATCCGCGAGGAGGAGCGCAAGTCGATGAGCGGTGTCCCGGGCCTGTCCGACATCCCGGTGATCCGGCGGATCTTCGGGGAAAACGAGACCAACATCCAGCAGACCGACATCGTCCTGACCCTGACGCCCCACATCATCCGCATTCCGGACGTGACCGAGGAGGACCTGCTGCCGCTGTGGATCGGCACCGAGAGCGACATCGCGCTGCGCGGCGGGAGCAAGACCAGTCCGTTCGGCACGACGCCGTTCGAGGGGAAGGGGGAGGAGGAGGAAACCGCGCCGCTCCCGCCGCTCCCGGATCTCCCCGTCGAGGAGGCGCCGCCCGCGGGCGATGAGGAGACGCCGCAGGAGGGGGCGGCTACCGTGGTCGCTCCCGCCTCCGCCCCGGCTCCCACACCGGCCCAGGCTGCCCCGACGCCGCAACCCGCGCCACAGCCGACCCCCCCTCCGTCGTCGGCCACGGCCGTAACGCCGGAGCCCAGGCCGGGCGACGCGACCGGTCCGGCCACGGTGTATCTCAACCCGGCATTTCTCAACGTGCCGAAGGGGCAATACTTCACCGTCAGCGTGGCCATCCGATCGGCGACCGGCGTCGGCAGCGTGCCGTTCCATCTCCGGTACGACCCGCAGTATCTCGAATTCATCAACGCCTCCAGCGGGTCCTCCTTCCTGTCTCAGGACGGCGTCCAGCCCTTCGTCCTGGCGACCAAGGGGGCCGGAGGGAACGAGGTGATCGTCGGGCTGTCGCGCGAGGGGAGCAAGCCGGGCGTGAGTGGATCGGGGGAGCTGATCGCCCTGACCTTCCGGGCCACCGGAGCGAAGACCGGGACGACGACGCTGAGCTTCACCGACATCACGGTCCTCGACCCGTCGGCCCAGCGGCTGCGGTTCGACAAGATGGGAATGACGGTGAACGTCCAGTAG
- a CDS encoding prepilin-type N-terminal cleavage/methylation domain-containing protein, producing the protein MRDEKGFTLIELLIVVAIIGIIAGIAVVQLQNAPKKARESVLKEDLYALRDCIDQYFADKGKYPESLETLVEENYLRKLPADPITGSSESWQVVHAEADDEDSTDPSATAGIIDVKSGAEGSALDGTRYSDW; encoded by the coding sequence ATGCGGGACGAGAAGGGATTCACCCTCATCGAGCTTCTGATCGTCGTCGCGATCATCGGCATCATCGCCGGCATCGCGGTGGTGCAGCTGCAGAACGCCCCGAAGAAGGCGCGCGAGTCGGTCCTCAAGGAGGACCTGTACGCCCTGCGCGACTGCATCGACCAGTACTTCGCGGACAAGGGGAAGTACCCGGAATCGCTCGAGACGCTCGTCGAGGAGAACTACCTGCGCAAGCTGCCGGCCGATCCGATCACCGGGTCGTCCGAGAGCTGGCAGGTCGTGCACGCCGAGGCCGACGACGAGGACTCGACGGACCCCTCCGCGACCGCCGGCATCATCGACGTGAAGAGCGGCGCCGAGGGTTCGGCCCTCGACGGAACGAGATACAGCGACTGGTGA
- the thrC gene encoding threonine synthase translates to MTSTRPPYSGLRCIGCGRVYPLDEIRYECDACSNILEVTHDFDRLRSDHDGAGWRLLFDSRLGARTGVHRSGVWRYHELVLPDLPAEMIVSKPEGNTNLYRSKRLEEASGTSEVRLKHEGENPTLSFKDRGMTAGVSWARHLRVRQVACASTGDTSAAMAAYAAQVDGMRGVVVLPKGKISVEQLSQPIASGCLTVSLPADFDTCIRLLREICRSRPIYLLNSINPVRIEGQKTIAYETLQDLDWRPPDWVVVPVGNAGNIAAIGKGLVDLKTLGVIDRVPRLLGAQADAAAPLARAHREGYREHVRVKAADTVATAIRIGDPVSYDKAVNAVRRSGGAFISSSEQEIMDAKALVDATGVYICPNSATAVAGFLKARQEGTILPDESVVIVATAHGCKFSQATIDYHGGRLPGVEPRLANRVVEVAADAAALERLLASVDAEASSRKDGE, encoded by the coding sequence ATGACTTCGACCCGGCCGCCGTACTCCGGGCTGCGCTGCATCGGCTGCGGCCGCGTCTATCCCCTGGACGAGATCCGCTACGAGTGCGACGCCTGCTCCAACATCCTTGAGGTGACGCACGATTTCGACCGCCTGAGGAGCGACCACGACGGCGCCGGATGGCGCCTTCTGTTCGACTCGCGCCTGGGCGCCAGGACCGGCGTTCACCGGAGCGGCGTCTGGCGCTATCACGAGCTCGTGCTGCCGGACCTTCCCGCGGAGATGATCGTCAGCAAGCCGGAAGGGAACACCAACCTGTACCGCTCGAAGCGTCTCGAGGAGGCGTCGGGCACCTCCGAGGTGCGCCTGAAGCACGAAGGGGAGAATCCCACCCTGTCCTTCAAGGACCGCGGCATGACCGCGGGGGTGTCCTGGGCGCGTCACCTGCGGGTGCGGCAGGTCGCGTGCGCCTCGACCGGCGACACCTCGGCCGCCATGGCGGCCTACGCCGCGCAGGTCGACGGGATGCGCGGCGTGGTCGTCCTGCCGAAGGGGAAGATCAGCGTGGAGCAGCTGTCGCAGCCGATCGCGTCCGGCTGCCTGACGGTGTCGCTGCCGGCGGACTTCGACACGTGCATCCGCCTGCTTCGCGAGATCTGCCGGAGCCGGCCGATCTATCTCCTGAACTCGATCAACCCGGTACGCATCGAGGGACAGAAGACGATCGCCTACGAAACGCTGCAGGATCTCGACTGGCGGCCGCCCGACTGGGTCGTCGTGCCGGTCGGCAACGCCGGGAACATCGCGGCCATCGGCAAGGGGCTCGTCGATCTGAAGACACTCGGGGTCATCGACCGCGTGCCGAGGCTTCTCGGAGCGCAGGCGGACGCCGCGGCCCCCCTGGCGCGGGCGCATCGCGAGGGGTACAGGGAGCACGTCCGCGTGAAGGCGGCCGACACCGTGGCGACCGCTATCCGCATCGGCGATCCGGTGTCGTACGACAAGGCGGTGAACGCCGTGCGCCGGTCGGGAGGGGCGTTCATCTCCTCGAGCGAGCAGGAGATCATGGACGCCAAGGCGCTGGTCGATGCCACGGGAGTCTACATCTGCCCGAACTCCGCGACGGCCGTGGCCGGGTTCCTCAAGGCCCGGCAGGAGGGGACCATCCTCCCCGACGAGAGCGTCGTCATCGTCGCCACCGCCCATGGCTGCAAGTTCAGCCAGGCCACGATCGATTACCATGGAGGGCGCCTGCCGGGTGTCGAGCCGCGCCTCGCGAACCGGGTGGTCGAGGTCGCCGCGGACGCGGCGGCCCTGGAGCGTCTTCTGGCGTCGGTGGACGCGGAAGCCTCTTCCCGGAAGGACGGCGAATGA
- a CDS encoding type II secretion system protein, protein MPRREMRLHGSKSAAGVTLVELVVTIAVLSIIAGALVPIAKFAVKRQKELELRRDLRTMRTAIDLYKKFCDTGVIQKSGVDSECYPPDLDTLVDGVEKTGALGQKIKFLRRVPIDPMTSTKDWGMRSFQDEADSTSWGHENVYDVYTTSQGKALDGKTQYKDW, encoded by the coding sequence ATGCCGAGGCGGGAGATGCGGTTGCATGGTTCGAAGTCGGCTGCGGGCGTCACCCTCGTCGAGCTGGTGGTGACCATCGCCGTGCTGTCGATCATCGCCGGGGCGCTGGTGCCGATCGCCAAGTTCGCCGTGAAGCGCCAGAAGGAGCTCGAGCTGCGGCGCGACCTGAGGACCATGCGCACGGCCATCGACTTGTACAAAAAGTTCTGCGACACCGGTGTCATCCAGAAGAGCGGCGTCGATTCGGAGTGCTACCCGCCCGATCTCGACACGCTGGTCGACGGCGTCGAGAAGACGGGGGCGCTGGGGCAGAAGATCAAGTTCCTGCGCCGCGTCCCGATCGACCCGATGACCAGCACGAAGGACTGGGGGATGCGGTCGTTCCAGGACGAGGCGGACTCGACCTCATGGGGGCACGAGAACGTCTACGACGTGTACACCACGTCGCAGGGGAAGGCGCTGGACGGCAAGACGCAGTACAAGGACTGGTGA
- the asd gene encoding aspartate-semialdehyde dehydrogenase — translation MILGATGAVGQRFVQLLDGHPWFRVAGLAASERSAGQAYGKAARWFLPEPIPEWARTMEVVPCRPGIDARLAFSGLDASVAGGIEEEFARAGCAVVSNSRNHRMDPEVPLLVPEVNADHLELVETQKRRWRGGGFIVTNPNCSTIGLALSVAPLHRAFGIKRLVVATLQAISGAGYPGVASLDILDNIIPYIGNEEEKMESETLKIFGTPKGPAAFGVSAHCHRVHVSDGHTLAVSVETEQRTTAEEATRVLGEFRSPLVPLGLPSLPERPIEVRDEPDRPQPKHDRMAGKGMTISVGRVRPCPVLGLKYVALVHNTIRGAAGAAILNAELLKARGLL, via the coding sequence GTGATCCTCGGCGCGACCGGGGCGGTCGGGCAGAGGTTCGTCCAGCTGCTCGACGGCCATCCCTGGTTCCGGGTGGCGGGCCTGGCCGCCTCGGAGCGCTCGGCCGGGCAGGCGTACGGCAAGGCGGCCCGCTGGTTCCTGCCGGAGCCGATTCCGGAGTGGGCGCGCACCATGGAGGTCGTCCCCTGCCGCCCGGGGATCGACGCGCGTCTCGCCTTCTCGGGTCTCGACGCTTCGGTCGCGGGCGGGATCGAAGAGGAGTTCGCGCGCGCCGGCTGCGCGGTCGTCAGCAATTCCAGGAACCACCGTATGGACCCCGAGGTGCCGCTCCTGGTCCCGGAGGTCAACGCCGACCACCTCGAGCTCGTCGAGACGCAGAAGCGCAGGTGGCGCGGCGGCGGGTTCATCGTCACGAACCCGAACTGTTCGACCATCGGCCTGGCGTTGTCGGTCGCCCCGCTGCATCGCGCCTTCGGCATCAAGCGCCTGGTTGTGGCGACGCTGCAGGCGATTTCAGGAGCCGGGTACCCGGGGGTCGCCTCGCTCGACATCCTGGACAACATCATCCCGTACATCGGCAACGAAGAGGAGAAGATGGAGTCCGAGACGCTCAAGATCTTCGGAACGCCGAAGGGGCCGGCGGCTTTCGGTGTCAGCGCCCACTGCCATCGCGTGCACGTCTCCGACGGGCACACGCTCGCCGTCTCGGTCGAGACGGAGCAGCGCACGACGGCCGAGGAGGCGACGCGCGTCCTGGGTGAGTTCCGCTCGCCCCTGGTGCCGCTCGGCCTGCCGAGCCTGCCGGAGCGCCCCATCGAGGTGCGCGACGAGCCGGACCGCCCCCAGCCGAAACACGACCGGATGGCGGGCAAGGGGATGACGATCAGCGTGGGGCGCGTGCGCCCCTGCCCCGTGCTCGGACTCAAATACGTCGCCCTGGTCCACAACACGATCAGGGGCGCCGCCGGCGCCGCGATCCTGAACGCCGAGCTCCTGAAGGCGAGGGGGCTCCTGTGA
- a CDS encoding homoserine kinase, which produces MTDPQQPGWVKVFAPASIANLGPGFDSLGVALEGLGDTIEARRSETPGVRIIEMTGEKEHIPTDPDKNCAGRAAETVLKQLKGKAAKEAGMEMKLHKGLPQGSGLGSSAASAVGGAVAAHLLFGSALGSNMLLEAALEGEVLASGGRHADNLAASLLGGFTIVRSYEPLDVIRLELPSAMRFVVVLPGMEIETRFARSVLPEMIALKDAACNWANTAALVAAVAQGRIGDFGRAVVDRVVEPVRSRLIPGFADVKHAALDAGAYGCSISGAGPALFAVVPPDAAERVALAMQAAFQRHGLPSRHFVCPPDNRGARRLD; this is translated from the coding sequence GTGACCGATCCGCAGCAGCCGGGCTGGGTCAAGGTGTTCGCGCCGGCCTCGATCGCCAACCTGGGGCCCGGCTTCGACTCCCTGGGGGTCGCGCTGGAGGGGCTGGGGGACACGATCGAGGCGCGCCGCAGCGAGACGCCCGGCGTGCGGATCATCGAGATGACCGGCGAGAAGGAGCACATCCCCACCGATCCGGACAAGAACTGCGCCGGCCGCGCCGCCGAGACGGTCCTGAAGCAGCTCAAGGGAAAAGCGGCGAAGGAAGCCGGGATGGAGATGAAGCTCCACAAGGGGCTGCCGCAGGGGAGCGGTCTCGGCTCGAGCGCCGCAAGCGCCGTGGGCGGAGCGGTCGCGGCGCACCTCCTGTTCGGCTCTGCGCTCGGAAGCAACATGCTCCTCGAGGCCGCCCTGGAGGGGGAGGTCCTGGCGAGCGGCGGCCGGCACGCCGACAACCTGGCGGCCTCGCTCCTCGGCGGGTTCACCATCGTGAGGAGCTACGAGCCCCTGGACGTCATCAGGCTGGAGCTGCCCTCCGCCATGCGCTTCGTCGTCGTCCTGCCGGGGATGGAGATCGAGACACGCTTCGCCCGCTCGGTCCTGCCCGAGATGATCGCGCTCAAGGATGCCGCCTGCAACTGGGCGAACACCGCGGCCCTCGTCGCCGCGGTGGCGCAGGGGAGGATCGGCGATTTCGGCCGCGCCGTGGTCGACCGGGTCGTCGAGCCGGTGCGATCGAGACTGATCCCGGGATTCGCAGACGTGAAGCACGCGGCGCTCGACGCCGGGGCCTACGGCTGCTCGATCTCGGGCGCCGGGCCGGCCCTGTTCGCCGTGGTGCCCCCGGACGCGGCCGAGAGGGTGGCCCTGGCGATGCAAGCCGCCTTCCAGCGCCACGGACTTCCGAGCCGGCACTTCGTCTGCCCGCCCGACAACCGCGGCGCGCGCCGGCTCGACTGA
- a CDS encoding pitrilysin family protein gives MSVVTEEIRKEVFGNGLVLITEPMRTLRSVALGVWMKRGSRHESPEQNGISHFIEHLLFKGTETRSAQDIALIVDSVGGQMDAFTTKEYTCFYFKVLDEHVDIAVDLLSDIVRHPKFIPDEVEKERKVIYEEIKMVDDTPDELVYDIFSESFWKNHPLGRPIQGTKRSVSRMDLDMLIRFFRDSYQPSNIMITAAGNLDHGRLADAMRRAFEPIRNSTTPIPIAAPGTTGAVVVREKKELGQLHLCLGVPCFGLPPERRYREYVLNTLLGGTMSSRLFQHIREERGLAYSVFSSVNSFLDSGNLLVYAATSPESGKEVVELILQEFSKLKKASVGAGELKMAKDHLKGSLMLSLESSSSRMSNLARQEFYYGRQFSVNEILQGIDAVTGEELLDLSREIFDPSSCTLAVLGQTAGLGIDKVELRF, from the coding sequence ATGAGCGTCGTGACCGAAGAGATCCGCAAGGAGGTGTTCGGCAACGGCCTGGTCCTGATCACCGAGCCCATGCGCACCCTGCGCTCGGTGGCTCTGGGCGTCTGGATGAAGCGCGGCTCGCGTCACGAGTCGCCGGAGCAGAACGGCATCTCCCACTTCATCGAGCACCTGCTGTTCAAGGGGACCGAGACCCGCAGCGCCCAGGACATCGCCCTCATCGTCGACTCGGTGGGGGGGCAGATGGACGCCTTCACCACGAAGGAGTACACCTGCTTCTACTTCAAGGTCCTCGACGAGCACGTCGACATCGCCGTGGACCTCCTGTCGGACATCGTGCGCCATCCCAAGTTCATCCCGGACGAGGTCGAGAAGGAGCGCAAGGTCATCTACGAAGAGATCAAGATGGTCGACGACACGCCGGACGAGCTGGTGTACGACATCTTCAGCGAATCGTTCTGGAAGAACCATCCGCTCGGCCGGCCGATCCAGGGAACCAAGCGCTCGGTGTCGCGCATGGACCTCGACATGCTCATCCGGTTCTTCCGCGATTCGTACCAGCCGTCGAACATCATGATCACCGCGGCGGGCAACCTGGACCACGGCCGGCTGGCCGACGCCATGCGCCGGGCGTTCGAGCCGATCAGGAACAGCACGACGCCGATCCCGATCGCGGCCCCCGGCACCACGGGTGCCGTGGTCGTGCGCGAGAAGAAGGAGCTCGGGCAGCTGCACCTCTGCCTCGGCGTGCCGTGCTTCGGTCTTCCCCCCGAGAGACGCTACCGGGAGTACGTCCTGAACACTCTCCTCGGCGGCACCATGTCGTCGCGCCTGTTCCAGCACATCCGCGAGGAGCGCGGCCTCGCCTACTCGGTCTTCTCCTCCGTCAACTCGTTCCTCGACAGCGGCAACCTGCTGGTGTACGCGGCGACGTCCCCCGAGTCGGGGAAGGAGGTCGTCGAGCTCATCCTGCAGGAGTTCAGCAAGCTGAAGAAAGCTTCGGTCGGCGCCGGCGAGCTGAAGATGGCCAAGGATCACCTGAAGGGCAGCCTCATGCTGTCTCTCGAGAGCAGCAGCAGCCGGATGTCGAACCTGGCGCGCCAGGAGTTCTACTACGGCCGCCAGTTCTCGGTGAACGAGATCCTGCAGGGGATCGACGCCGTGACGGGTGAAGAGCTCCTGGACCTGTCGCGCGAGATCTTCGACCCGTCCTCCTGCACCCTGGCGGTCCTCGGTCAGACCGCCGGGCTGGGAATCGACAAGGTCGAGCTGCGGTTCTGA
- a CDS encoding aspartate kinase, producing MIVMKFGGTSLAGAAQIRQVGSIVRRFARSKPVVVVSAMAGVTDDLILLAETSVAGLPRDVSARLDRLQRRHRREARLLGLSDGSGSRLEREFEALFSELEGVCHGVLLLRELSRRSLDLISSFGERLSALLVTDHLRAIGLKAQYADARDHIVTDESHGAAVVDFDATNRGLRKGILPVVRRGEIPVVTGFIGRTRSGATTTLGRSGSDYTASILGGALRANEVWIWKEVDGVCTADPNLVKSARVVARISYQEAAEMAHYGAEVIHPKTMMPARRNRIPIRIKNTFKPDAPGTLITARPGARGAAPLLVSSIDGMALVTVEGTGIFGQPGMILRLLTPVANAGTNIYMISMSSSEYNISFAILQHDLDKTLKALEKDFRDRGLLGEQVARITVERDMCAIAVVGAGMKGQHGIAGRVFSALGDSNVNVVAIAQGSSEYNITVIIKGRDMKQGVRAIHDRLNVGRAAARRPRRPPLRLVSGRGR from the coding sequence ATGATCGTCATGAAATTCGGCGGCACCTCGCTGGCGGGGGCCGCGCAGATAAGACAGGTCGGGTCGATCGTCAGGCGGTTCGCGCGCTCGAAGCCCGTGGTCGTGGTCTCGGCCATGGCGGGCGTCACCGACGACCTGATCCTCCTCGCCGAGACCTCGGTCGCGGGGCTGCCGCGCGACGTCAGCGCGAGGCTCGATCGCCTGCAACGGCGCCACCGGCGCGAGGCGCGCCTCCTCGGCCTGAGCGACGGCTCCGGCAGCCGGCTGGAGAGGGAGTTCGAGGCGCTGTTCAGCGAGCTGGAGGGGGTCTGCCACGGCGTTCTCCTGCTGCGCGAGCTGAGCCGGAGATCGCTCGATCTCATCTCCTCGTTCGGCGAGAGGCTGTCGGCCCTCCTGGTCACGGATCACCTGCGCGCGATCGGCCTGAAGGCGCAATACGCGGACGCGCGCGACCACATCGTCACGGACGAGAGCCACGGCGCCGCCGTCGTCGACTTCGACGCGACGAACCGCGGGCTTCGAAAGGGGATCCTGCCGGTCGTGCGAAGAGGGGAGATCCCGGTCGTCACCGGCTTCATCGGCCGCACGCGCAGCGGCGCGACGACGACCCTGGGGCGGAGCGGCTCGGACTACACCGCCTCGATCCTGGGCGGGGCCCTGCGCGCGAATGAGGTCTGGATCTGGAAGGAAGTGGACGGCGTGTGCACGGCCGACCCGAATCTGGTCAAGAGCGCCCGCGTCGTGGCGCGGATCTCCTACCAGGAGGCGGCGGAGATGGCGCATTACGGCGCGGAGGTCATCCACCCGAAGACCATGATGCCGGCGCGGCGCAACCGCATCCCGATCCGGATCAAGAACACCTTCAAGCCGGACGCCCCGGGCACCCTGATCACGGCGCGCCCCGGCGCGCGCGGCGCCGCCCCGCTCCTGGTCAGCAGCATCGACGGAATGGCGCTGGTCACGGTCGAGGGGACCGGGATCTTCGGCCAGCCCGGGATGATCCTGAGGCTCCTGACGCCCGTCGCGAACGCCGGAACGAACATCTACATGATCTCGATGTCGTCCTCCGAGTACAACATCTCGTTCGCCATCCTGCAGCACGACCTCGACAAGACCCTCAAGGCGCTGGAGAAGGACTTCCGCGACCGGGGTCTTCTGGGCGAGCAGGTGGCGCGCATCACGGTCGAGCGCGACATGTGCGCCATCGCGGTGGTCGGCGCCGGGATGAAGGGGCAGCACGGCATCGCCGGCCGGGTGTTCAGCGCGCTGGGAGATTCGAACGTGAACGTCGTGGCGATCGCCCAGGGATCGTCCGAGTACAACATCACCGTCATCATCAAGGGGCGCGACATGAAACAGGGCGTGCGGGCGATCCACGACCGGCTGAACGTCGGCCGCGCCGCCGCACGGCGCCCCCGGCGTCCCCCGCTCCGGCTGGTCTCGGGCCGGGGCCGCTGA